From the genome of Phoenix dactylifera cultivar Barhee BC4 chromosome 17, palm_55x_up_171113_PBpolish2nd_filt_p, whole genome shotgun sequence:
ttttattttacaaaagaagaggaagatgaaaggtaaagcctttgatatttttttcccttttcgaTGTATCCTTGATTAGATCTAGATGAGGGACATAAatagtttttattaatatttttatatgcaATATAGTCCATATCTCCATGGCCATATCTATCTTCTAAGCTAGTTGCTTAGCCCACATATTGAGCAAATAGGGTATTTCTTATACAGTCCACTTATATAATTCATAGCCAAGATTCAaagtaaattataaaatatagcTCGCAAAAAACAAAGGTTTCTATATATGACTTGCAACTTTTCACCATGAGTCtcgctttctttgatttttaaagTATTGAAGCATATGGAACAATCCTACCCAGTTACATATAGAAGGTCATGATGCAGCTCTCTTTGAATCTAGGCAACTTTAACCACCTTAAATAAATTGCAAAGTGGAAGGCTCATAAACTGGCTTAAGCATTAATTGTATTAGCAAACAAATTTAAAGGATATTTTTTAGACAAATTTACAGaatgaatttaaattttctattataataattgatttgagactaaaataatatattgttcAAATTTCACCTTCTTATATGCTAGACGTGATATATGGCCCCAATATCCTCTATATATTGGTGTTATCTGAGAATGATTGTGAGCATTCATGATTTGTCCTCATcacatccttatttttcttattttttggcCACCTTCTCTTCTTCATCACAGTCTATAAGGATGCGATATCTCTGGCATGTACTCTTTGAAGATTATCAATCCCTCACTAACCTCTACATCTAAGCAGCCTTGTCCAAACCTCCATTTGTTGGCCACTAGTCCTTCATATGCCTTTCCATTTAGCTAGTAATCGTTGATGCCATTTTCATCACAATCTCTGTCAATCAATTCCTTCAAACTTCATTCTCTACCTTAAATGCCATCAtcatttgtgtgtgtgtgtgtgtgcacaaCTCTATTTTGGAGGATAGCAATGTGGTAGTAGAGGGGCATATGGTGATTGTGATAAAGGTAGCAAATTACCTGTGGTATAATAATCAATTGTGATAGAAATAATTTTTGATGCCCATTGTTCAAGCTCGTAGGAAGAAGATAGAAACATAGAGATATTAGTTTCATTCATAGTCATATATATGGCTTAGATATTATTCAAAGTTAATATAATTTAAACTCAAACCTCTTGTATCGAATAGGATGTAGTCATGTAGATGACTTagaaaatatcataaatttagCCAAATTTCATTGGTTTCGTATTTTAGAACTTTAACACAGTGCACCAAACAatactctaaaaaaaaaaaagtctacgATGTTAATGCTGCCTAACTCAAATTTGTTTCAAAATTGTAATTAATAATTACGGACCCAACAAACACAAGTATTAATTTATTGCCTTTTAACTTATTAATGCATACTTAACGACTTACGGCTTTAATTGTTATATAGTTGTTGGCCATGAAGAAAATATAACATCTTATTAGCAAATGTGTAAACGTTTCTCCTATTCTAGTGTAGAGAACTCTCTATAGAATATAGCCATGCAACATGACAGGAAAATAATGATTACAagattgcttgtcatacatcaTCTAATTAACCATTATAATTCACTAGTTcctatctttcttcctccctttttttcttcttctcaaaatggctatatatatatatatacaacgtAAGATCTAAGTAACATTACCCTCCATAGATGGACCCCAAACAACAatcatttattttaattcaacaTCACCATGGAGAATTAGTACATATCCAATCAAGCATACTAAAACCTTCTCTATTTTCTAAGATAAGGAAGGAAATGAAAAAGGGAGAGCTGTTGGCTATCCTTGAACCAACCTGCCAAACTTAAGGAGttatttttctaattaaaaaaatacaaaataaaagctCACTGTACAAGGAAAAGATATTCATTTATAAAATAACGAGGAGGAAGTCAATACCAAGAACAGAATCCTCCATATTTCTCGGGCTTGTGTGTCGCCACCAACCCACACTATGATGCACCCATTTCAAATCATTCTCCCCATTTCTTTTCACCTCCTATTCTATTATTTATTTCATCAATATTCACTAATTAAGACTAAATCTAAAACCCCAATTCAGGAAAAAACCATTGATTagcttaacaaaaaaaaaaaaaggcgcaTGCGTGATGGCTTTAAGGCGTTGGGAGCAAGTGGAAGGAAAGGCCCGAGCCGCGCCTTCCATCCCTGTGCGCCCGAGAGAACCGAGTGGtcttgagaaagagagagagagagagagagtaagaaGGCCATCTTTGGACTGATTCGTTCGTTTCGAGCGCATCTCTCTCTGTCCATCACTTTGCTCGCTGTGGGTTTCGCTCCCCTGGTGACACCGAATTCGGACGAGTAGGCGAGAGAAACCAAGAGCCCAAGACGCTCTCTTTTGGCCCTGCCTTCCCATctgttccttcttttcttctatctcgctCTTCGAGGAATccacctctctcctcttctttctcctcctccatggCTGTTCAAGCCCAGTACCCGTCCAACGCTCTGATTTTAAACCGGTGagtctttgtttcttcttctcctgtATATGTGTTTCTTGgttctttttccaaaaagttCGGTTTTTTATGTAACTATGGCTGTGAGGACGCGTGCAGAAGCGAGCAGGAGCGGAAGAGCATGGAGTTTTCCCAAGCGCCTACTGGGTTCCGGGACCAATCCGGCGTGTTCTTCTCCAATGGAGGTTGGTTCGGCCtcgtctctctccttcttttcttttgaaaggTTTCTCTTTTATTGTTTTCTTAAACGAGATGGCTTTGTTTGGTGGCAGCGAGTGGGAATCCACGGAAGCGGGGAAGGGAAGCGGCGCCCATTCTAATGGAGAGCTCGGCGCAGGGGAACTCCATTAATGATCTCCTCTCGCTGCAACCGCCGCCCGCTGCGTCGCTCTCTGCCCCGACGGTGATAAGCCTCGCCCAGCTCCAagctcgtcctcctcctctcgTCTCCACCGGCCTCCGGCTCGCCTTCGAAGACCAGCACCAGCTTCAGAACCATAACCAGGCCAATCCCCTGCTTTCGGCCTCGCTCTTCCCTGTTCTCTCCGATGACCTCGCCCTCCAACTCAACCAACACCAGGACGAATTCGACCGGTTCCTCCGCGCCCACGTAAGCTTTGTCTCTCCTCTTTAACCGGTTCTCCTTTTCGTTGGCTTTTCACTCTGTGGAAATTAGCTAAAGGTAGCTCATTTTTCTCACGGCAGGGAGAGCATCTCCGCCGGACGCTGGCGGAGAAGCGGCAGCGGCACTGCCGGGCTTTGCTGTGCGCGGCCGATGAGGCGGCAGCGCGGAGGTTGAGGGAGAAGGAGGCGGAGGTGGAGCAGGCGGTTAGGCGCGCGGCCGAGCTCGAGGAGCGCCTCGCCCGCCTAAAGGCGGAATCTTTGGCGTGGCAGGCCAAGGCTATGGCCGACCAGGCCACGGCCCTTGCCCTCCACGCCCAGCTCCAGCAGGCCCAGGCCGCGGCGGCAGAAGAGAGGGAGGGCGAGTGCCGCGACTCGCCGGCGGAGGACGCCGAGTCGGCCCACGTCGATCCGGACCGGGCGCCGCCGGCGGCATGCCGGTCGTGCCGGTCGGCGCTGGCTTCGGTGGTCGTCCTTCCATGCCGCCACCTCTGCCTCTGCACCGACTGCAGCGACGCCGCCCCGCCCTGCCCCGTCTGCCGCTGCGCCACCACCGGAAGCCTCCCCGTCTTCTTCTCGTAATAAACGAGACCACCCCCGCCTCCTTATCATCACAGTCCATAACCCATCACTTGCCGTCAAAAATTACcgacaaaaaataataaaaaattgagaaatttaGAATAGGCTAGACCTTAGAGAGTACCAGTGAAGAAGACCGAAGAaaatccctctttttttttttttgaaaaattgccTTTTTGTTGAATTTGGAAAATTCGTTTTAATTGAAGAGAGGATCCATGTATTTATTTTGGTCGCATATATTTGGTGCTACCTTACGTGGTTGGACGGCATTAAGTGTGCATGCGGGCCTCGTGGGAGGTGAGCGGACCCATGCCGTTCGGTTGGTACGCTCTCGGCCTTTCGACCGTTTCCAGCGTCCGCTTACGTGGGGTGCAGTTAAGATACCGTGCACCGCTGACGTACCACCGCCTCGCGCTCCCCGTGCGCTTGGTCGATGGCGGTCCGTCCGATCGCTATGATACGACCAGATCCGCGGTACCGGACATCTTCCGCTTAAAATACAAAATTACACGATCTAGCAAATAGTTTTGTGCATGGAAGTGTGTGTGTGATGACGGCAATGGATTTGTCTTGCTTGCAATTGTCATGCAAAGGGAAGAACAAAAGGTGAGAACTGAGAAGAAGGCTGGTCGCAGTTTAGCATATATACTAGCTTCCAAAAGGTGGTGCTCGTGGGTTTGATTACATATTCAGCTTGTTCTGAAAAAGATTTCAAGCATATCCGTTTATGATATACGTGCAGGTGACGCAGTTTCAACCTTTCAAGCATACATGCATCTTGAATTGCATGTTGGAGTGTAGTTTACGAGTCTAAAATGGTTTGGCTGCACATCTACGACTACTTGCTTATCCATAGAGCTTACACAAATGTTGTGTTTGTTATCACAAACAAGCCCCACAAAGCATGTTTAGTGATTTGCAGATACCTGTCCGTATACCAAAATATGGTATACTTGCATGTTATgttatgaaaagaataaatGGTAAGAAAACTTATCGGTTGAGACGTGTTGTCACTGTCCTTAAGAATAGATCGTGCCCCTCGGAAAATGAATCTTGGTGTAGCATACACTTGCAAATGCAGTAGAGGAGTAT
Proteins encoded in this window:
- the LOC103706427 gene encoding probable BOI-related E3 ubiquitin-protein ligase 3, with product MAVQAQYPSNALILNRSEQERKSMEFSQAPTGFRDQSGVFFSNGASGNPRKRGREAAPILMESSAQGNSINDLLSLQPPPAASLSAPTVISLAQLQARPPPLVSTGLRLAFEDQHQLQNHNQANPLLSASLFPVLSDDLALQLNQHQDEFDRFLRAHGEHLRRTLAEKRQRHCRALLCAADEAAARRLREKEAEVEQAVRRAAELEERLARLKAESLAWQAKAMADQATALALHAQLQQAQAAAAEEREGECRDSPAEDAESAHVDPDRAPPAACRSCRSALASVVVLPCRHLCLCTDCSDAAPPCPVCRCATTGSLPVFFS